The proteins below come from a single Geobacillus thermoleovorans genomic window:
- a CDS encoding Stp1/IreP family PP2C-type Ser/Thr phosphatase: MRAVFRTDIGQIREHNEDSGGVFVNQSGQYLAVVADGMGGHRAGDVASSMAVAYLQERWEKESGLASPAEAEQWLKTQIAAANEQLFRHACSHPECQGMGTTVVAAVCANSFATVAHIGDSRCYVLNKSGIQQLTDDHSLVNELVKSGQLSKEAAEHHPRKNVLLRALGTEPAVKIDVKTVALDEGDMLLLCSDGLSNKVPEADMIHILTGAGTLEEKAEALIQLANGRGGEDNISLAVIDVSAEREGG, from the coding sequence ATGCGAGCCGTTTTCCGAACTGACATCGGCCAAATTCGCGAACATAACGAAGACAGCGGCGGCGTATTTGTCAATCAAAGCGGCCAATATTTAGCGGTCGTCGCTGACGGGATGGGCGGCCATCGCGCCGGTGATGTGGCCAGTTCCATGGCGGTGGCGTATTTGCAGGAGCGATGGGAGAAAGAGAGTGGCCTTGCTTCACCGGCTGAGGCGGAGCAATGGCTCAAGACGCAAATTGCGGCGGCGAACGAACAACTGTTTCGCCATGCCTGTTCCCACCCGGAATGTCAAGGAATGGGGACGACGGTCGTCGCCGCCGTTTGCGCTAATTCGTTTGCGACGGTTGCCCATATCGGCGACAGCCGCTGCTACGTGCTCAACAAAAGCGGAATTCAGCAGCTGACCGACGACCATTCGTTGGTCAATGAGCTCGTCAAAAGCGGGCAACTTTCGAAAGAAGCGGCTGAGCATCATCCGCGCAAAAACGTGCTGTTGCGGGCGCTTGGCACGGAACCGGCGGTGAAAATCGACGTGAAAACAGTGGCGCTCGACGAGGGCGACATGTTGTTGTTATGTTCGGACGGGTTGTCCAATAAAGTGCCGGAAGCGGACATGATACATATTTTGACGGGTGCCGGCACGCTGGAAGAGAAGGCGGAGGCGCTTATCCAGCTCGCCAACGGGCGGGGCGGAGAAGACAACATTTCGCTGGCGGTCATCGATGTTTCAGCGGAACGTGAAGGTGGGTGA
- the fmt gene encoding methionyl-tRNA formyltransferase, which translates to MTNIVFMGTPDFAVPILRQLLDDGYHVAAVVTQPDKPKGRKREPVPPPVKVEAERRGIPVLQPTKIREPEQYEQVLAFAPDLIVTAAFGQILPKALLDAPKYGCINVHASLLPELRGGAPIHYAIWQGKTKTGVTIMYMVERLDAGDMLAQVEVPIAETDTVGTLHDKLSAAGAKLLSETLPLLLEGNIAPVPQDEEKATYAPNIRREQERIDWTQPGEAIYNHIRAFHPWPVTYTTQDGHIWKVWWGEKVPAPRSAPPGTILALEENGIVVATGNETAIRITELQPAGKKRMAAGEFLRGAGSRLAVGMKLGEDHERT; encoded by the coding sequence ATGACGAACATTGTGTTTATGGGAACACCTGACTTTGCCGTGCCGATTTTGCGCCAGCTGCTTGATGACGGTTATCATGTTGCAGCGGTCGTCACCCAGCCGGATAAGCCAAAAGGGCGGAAGCGCGAGCCCGTTCCGCCCCCGGTGAAAGTGGAAGCGGAGCGCCGCGGCATCCCGGTGCTGCAGCCGACAAAAATTCGCGAGCCGGAGCAATACGAACAAGTGCTGGCGTTTGCGCCCGATTTGATTGTCACGGCTGCGTTCGGGCAAATTTTGCCGAAAGCGCTGCTTGATGCACCAAAATACGGCTGCATCAACGTCCATGCCTCGCTTCTGCCCGAGCTGCGCGGCGGGGCGCCGATCCATTACGCCATTTGGCAAGGGAAAACGAAAACGGGCGTCACGATCATGTATATGGTGGAGCGGTTGGACGCCGGCGACATGTTAGCGCAAGTCGAAGTGCCGATTGCCGAAACGGATACGGTCGGCACGCTCCATGATAAATTGAGCGCCGCCGGGGCTAAACTACTATCAGAAACGCTTCCACTTTTATTGGAAGGAAACATTGCGCCCGTTCCGCAAGATGAGGAGAAAGCGACGTATGCGCCGAACATTCGCCGCGAGCAGGAGCGGATCGATTGGACGCAGCCCGGCGAAGCCATTTACAACCATATTCGCGCCTTCCATCCGTGGCCGGTCACGTATACAACGCAGGATGGGCACATTTGGAAGGTTTGGTGGGGTGAAAAAGTGCCGGCGCCCCGTTCGGCGCCGCCGGGCACGATTTTGGCGCTCGAGGAAAACGGCATTGTCGTGGCCACCGGCAATGAGACAGCCATTCGCATCACCGAATTGCAGCCGGCCGGAAAAAAACGGATGGCGGCGGGCGAATTTTTGCGCGGCGCCGGCAGCCGGCTGGCGGTCGGCATGAAGCTAGGAGAGGATCATGAACGTACGTGA
- the gmk gene encoding guanylate kinase, with the protein MKNERGLLIVMSGPSGVGKGTVRKALFSQPDINLHYSVSVTTRKPREGEVEGVDYFFRTREQFEQMIRENKLLEWAEYVGNYYGTPIDYVEKTLAEGKDVFLEIEVQGAMKVRRAFPEALFIFLAPPSLTELEKRIMGRGTESKELIENRLRAAKEELEMMDEYDYVVENDEVELACERIKAIVIAEHCRRERVAERYKRMLGVE; encoded by the coding sequence TTGAAGAACGAACGTGGGTTGTTGATCGTCATGTCGGGTCCGTCTGGCGTTGGCAAAGGAACGGTGCGCAAGGCGCTGTTTTCACAGCCGGACATCAATCTTCATTATTCGGTGTCGGTCACGACGCGCAAGCCGCGCGAAGGCGAAGTGGAAGGCGTCGACTACTTCTTCCGCACGCGCGAGCAGTTTGAACAAATGATTCGGGAAAACAAGCTGCTCGAGTGGGCGGAATACGTCGGCAACTACTATGGCACGCCGATCGACTACGTGGAGAAGACGCTTGCCGAAGGGAAAGATGTGTTTTTAGAGATCGAAGTGCAGGGAGCGATGAAAGTACGGCGGGCGTTTCCAGAGGCGCTCTTCATTTTCCTTGCTCCGCCAAGCCTCACGGAGCTTGAAAAGCGGATCATGGGACGCGGCACCGAGTCGAAAGAGCTGATTGAAAATCGGCTGCGGGCGGCGAAAGAGGAGCTTGAAATGATGGACGAGTACGACTATGTCGTGGAAAATGATGAAGTGGAGCTCGCCTGCGAGCGGATCAAGGCGATCGTCATCGCCGAACATTGCCGGCGCGAACGCGTCGCCGAGCGATATAAACGGATGTTGGGGGTGGAATGA
- the def gene encoding peptide deformylase: MAVLSIVMHPNPILEQPCAPVTIFDRRLGRLLDDMYETMLAADGVGLAAPQIGVAEQVAVVDVGDEHGRIELINPVVIEARGEQVDVEGCLSFPGLFGEVPRAKFVKVRAQNRRGRPFTLSATGFLARALQHEIDHLHGVLFTSKVIRYCDLEELEG; encoded by the coding sequence TTGGCCGTTTTGTCGATTGTGATGCATCCAAATCCAATTTTGGAACAGCCGTGCGCGCCGGTGACGATATTTGACCGTCGGCTCGGGCGGCTGCTTGACGATATGTATGAAACGATGCTTGCCGCTGACGGGGTGGGCCTAGCTGCCCCGCAAATCGGCGTCGCGGAACAGGTTGCGGTCGTTGATGTCGGAGATGAGCACGGACGCATTGAGCTCATCAACCCGGTCGTGATCGAGGCGCGCGGCGAACAAGTGGATGTTGAAGGCTGTTTGAGCTTTCCTGGTTTGTTTGGCGAAGTGCCGCGCGCGAAATTTGTGAAAGTGCGGGCGCAAAACCGGCGCGGCCGCCCGTTTACGCTTTCCGCGACCGGTTTTTTGGCGCGCGCCCTGCAGCATGAAATCGACCATTTGCACGGCGTGCTGTTTACGTCGAAAGTGATTCGATATTGCGATCTTGAAGAATTGGAAGGATAG
- the remA gene encoding extracellular matrix/biofilm regulator RemA, with protein sequence MMMKFINIGYGNMVSAARIITIVSPDSAPIKRIIQDARESGKLVDATHGRRTRAVIIMDSDHVILSSVQPETVANRLYGSDDFSEEG encoded by the coding sequence ATGATGATGAAATTTATCAATATCGGGTACGGAAACATGGTGTCAGCCGCCCGCATCATTACGATTGTCAGCCCTGATTCGGCGCCGATCAAACGAATCATTCAAGATGCGCGCGAAAGCGGCAAGCTTGTTGACGCGACGCACGGGCGGAGGACGCGCGCCGTCATCATTATGGACAGCGATCACGTCATTTTGTCGTCCGTGCAGCCGGAAACGGTGGCGAACCGCTTATATGGAAGCGACGATTTCTCCGAGGAAGGGTAG
- the coaBC gene encoding bifunctional phosphopantothenoylcysteine decarboxylase/phosphopantothenate--cysteine ligase CoaBC: MIKGKHILLCVTGGVAAYKAAALTSQLTQRGAEVKVIMTEGACQFITPLTFQALSRQEVYVDTFAENNPAVIAHIDLADWADLVLVAPATANTMAKLAAGIADNMVTTTILATKAPVWIAPAMNVHMYEHPAVQANIERLCQFGYRFIEPSEGYLACGYIGKGRLEEPENIIAHIERFFAGDPPLFRGKRVLVTAGPTRERLDPVRYFSNYSSGKMGYAIAEAAARFGASVTLVSGPTALSSPDGVETVAVESAEEMYEAVMARFAETDIVIKAAAVADYRPKYVAASKIKKQPGDYVVEMERTVDILKALGERKTGQILVGFAAETDNLEQYALKKLEEKRLDMVVANNVTEEGAGFAGDTNIVTIFRRDGVVRPLPLMTKREAAEEILKEIHAYIEAIR, from the coding sequence ATGATCAAGGGAAAACATATTTTGCTTTGTGTGACCGGGGGGGTGGCGGCGTACAAGGCGGCGGCGCTCACCAGCCAGTTGACCCAGCGCGGCGCTGAAGTAAAAGTGATCATGACAGAAGGGGCGTGCCAGTTCATTACACCGCTCACGTTTCAAGCTTTGTCGCGCCAGGAAGTGTATGTCGATACGTTTGCCGAAAACAACCCGGCCGTCATCGCCCATATCGATTTGGCGGACTGGGCTGATCTCGTTTTGGTCGCACCGGCGACGGCCAATACGATGGCGAAGCTGGCCGCCGGCATCGCCGACAATATGGTGACGACGACGATTTTGGCGACGAAAGCGCCCGTCTGGATTGCTCCGGCGATGAACGTCCATATGTATGAGCATCCGGCCGTCCAGGCGAACATTGAGCGGCTCTGCCAATTCGGCTACCGGTTCATCGAGCCGTCGGAAGGCTATTTGGCGTGCGGCTACATCGGCAAAGGGCGGCTGGAGGAGCCGGAGAACATCATCGCCCATATCGAGCGCTTTTTTGCCGGTGATCCGCCGCTGTTTCGCGGGAAGCGTGTGCTTGTCACCGCTGGGCCGACGCGGGAGAGGCTTGATCCAGTCCGCTATTTCTCCAACTATTCGAGCGGCAAAATGGGCTACGCCATCGCCGAAGCGGCGGCCCGCTTCGGCGCTTCGGTGACGCTTGTCTCCGGACCGACGGCGCTTTCTTCGCCCGATGGCGTCGAGACGGTGGCGGTTGAATCGGCGGAAGAGATGTATGAAGCGGTGATGGCTCGGTTTGCGGAAACGGACATCGTGATCAAGGCGGCGGCGGTCGCCGATTATCGGCCGAAATATGTGGCGGCGTCCAAAATCAAAAAGCAACCGGGTGATTATGTGGTGGAGATGGAGCGGACGGTGGACATCTTGAAAGCGCTTGGTGAGCGGAAAACGGGACAGATTTTAGTTGGATTTGCCGCTGAGACGGACAACCTTGAACAGTATGCGTTAAAAAAGCTTGAAGAAAAGCGGCTTGATATGGTCGTCGCCAACAATGTCACCGAAGAAGGGGCAGGGTTTGCCGGCGATACGAACATCGTCACCATCTTCCGCCGCGACGGCGTCGTTCGGCCGCTGCCGCTCATGACGAAACGCGAGGCGGCCGAGGAAATTTTAAAAGAAATTCACGCGTATATCGAGGCGATTCGATGA
- the rsmB gene encoding 16S rRNA (cytosine(967)-C(5))-methyltransferase RsmB, whose product MNVRELALDTLLAIEQKGAYSHLQLNEAIQKGRLDGRDAALLTEIVYGTVQRRDTLDYYLAPFLRKARRLEPWVRVLLRLTLYQMVYLDRVPDRAAVFEAVEIAKRRGHRGIASLVNGVLRAIGREGLPSIEAVDDAGKRLALATSHPEWLVRRWIQQYGYEEAARMCETNLRPPQSTARVNRLRATVEEALERLRAEGMQAIPGHVAPEAIRAEKGNLAHTETFRAGWLTIQDESSMLVARALDPAPGERVLDCCAAPGGKTTHIAERMDGRGEVVAVDIHERKVMMIEQQAKRLGLDNVATLALDSRRLGERFAPESFDRVLVDAPCTGFGVIRRKPEIKYTKGKDAIAALVEIQQAILRAAAPLLKKGGTLVYSTCTVEREENEEAIARFLADHPDFFLDASLAERMPEPVRPHVKGGMLQLLPHHFDSDGFFIARLRKKV is encoded by the coding sequence ATGAACGTACGTGAACTTGCTTTAGATACGCTGTTAGCCATTGAACAAAAAGGAGCGTACAGTCATTTGCAATTAAACGAAGCCATTCAAAAAGGACGCCTTGACGGGCGCGATGCGGCGCTGTTGACCGAGATTGTCTACGGCACGGTGCAACGGCGCGACACGCTCGATTATTATTTGGCGCCGTTTTTGCGCAAGGCGCGCCGGCTTGAGCCGTGGGTGCGCGTGCTTCTTCGGTTGACGCTGTATCAAATGGTGTATTTGGATCGTGTTCCCGACCGCGCCGCCGTCTTTGAAGCGGTTGAAATCGCCAAACGGCGCGGCCATCGCGGCATTGCTTCACTTGTCAACGGCGTATTGCGGGCCATCGGCCGCGAGGGGCTGCCGTCGATCGAGGCGGTTGATGACGCGGGCAAGCGGCTCGCCCTTGCCACCAGCCATCCCGAGTGGCTCGTTCGGCGCTGGATCCAGCAATATGGTTATGAAGAAGCGGCGCGCATGTGCGAGACGAATTTGCGCCCGCCGCAATCAACGGCCCGCGTCAACCGGCTGCGTGCGACTGTCGAAGAAGCGCTTGAGCGGCTGCGCGCTGAAGGGATGCAGGCAATCCCTGGCCATGTCGCTCCGGAGGCCATCCGGGCGGAAAAAGGGAATTTGGCTCATACGGAGACGTTTCGCGCCGGTTGGCTGACGATTCAAGATGAAAGCTCAATGCTTGTCGCTCGAGCGCTCGACCCAGCCCCCGGCGAGCGGGTGCTTGACTGCTGCGCGGCGCCGGGCGGGAAAACAACCCATATCGCCGAGCGGATGGACGGGCGCGGCGAGGTCGTTGCTGTTGATATCCACGAACGTAAGGTAATGATGATCGAACAGCAGGCCAAGCGGCTCGGGCTTGACAACGTTGCGACGCTCGCCCTTGACAGCCGCCGGCTCGGCGAGCGGTTTGCCCCGGAATCGTTTGACCGCGTTTTGGTCGATGCGCCGTGCACTGGATTCGGCGTCATTCGCCGCAAACCGGAGATCAAATATACGAAAGGGAAAGACGCCATCGCCGCGCTTGTCGAGATTCAGCAAGCCATTTTGCGGGCGGCCGCCCCGCTTTTGAAAAAAGGCGGTACGCTTGTCTACAGCACATGCACGGTGGAGCGCGAGGAAAATGAAGAAGCCATCGCCCGCTTTTTAGCGGATCATCCGGACTTTTTCCTCGACGCCAGCCTTGCCGAACGGATGCCGGAACCGGTGCGGCCGCATGTGAAAGGCGGCATGTTGCAGCTTTTGCCGCATCATTTTGACTCTGACGGGTTTTTTATCGCCCGACTGCGAAAGAAGGTGTAA
- the priA gene encoding primosomal protein N' produces the protein MKVASVIVDVPSRQTDRPFDYLIPERWQGIIQPGMRVTVPFGARRLQGFVVDVKDHSDIKQLKPIEHVLDVVPVLNEELLDLGRYLTETTLCFAISAYQAMLPAAMRAKYEKTLRLTDEEKRERLPDEVKPLFAGRTEAAWKEVEAAGLWRAAQKAVQQGVLEEVYKVKEKAGKKTVKHAALAIPSEQAKQELGSLPARQKEVLSFLLEKGKAASVAELQAVLGVSSAPLKALVDKGFVVLNDVEVYRDPYEHRTFQPSEPPALTQAQEAALAKIAASVRAGEHRTFLLYGVTGSGKTEVYMQAIDEALRQGKEAIVLVPEISLTPQMVERFKSRFGSKVAVLHSGLSVGEKYDEWRKIHRKEVQLVVGARSAVFAPFENLGMIIIDEEHETSYKQEEMPRYHARDVAIYRARRHSCPVVLGSATPSLETFARAAKGVYELLELPERISDRGLPDVHVVDMREELRSGNRSMFSRRLLDELRRRLERGEQAVLLLNRRGYSTFVMCRSCGYVIRCPHCDISLTYHRAGERMKCHYCGHEEPLVPRCPSCGSEHIRFFGTGTQKVEEELTRLLPKARVIRMDVDTTGRKGAHEELLSRFAAKEADILLGTQMIAKGLDFPNVTLVGVLAADTMLHLPDFRAAEKTFQLLTQVSGRAGRHELPGEVIIQTYTPDHYSIELAARHDYRAFYQREMALRKAHGYPPYYYLTLITAAHEEAPAAAKAAEKIAAYLRKHLSHEAVVLGPVASPIARLHDRYRYQCMIKYKREPNLTAALKAVIDRYQADAAHGGVTITVDTNPYMMM, from the coding sequence ATGAAAGTAGCATCCGTGATTGTCGATGTCCCGTCCCGGCAGACGGACCGCCCGTTTGATTATTTGATTCCGGAACGCTGGCAAGGCATCATCCAGCCGGGCATGCGGGTGACGGTGCCGTTTGGGGCGCGGCGTTTGCAAGGGTTTGTCGTTGATGTGAAAGACCATTCCGACATCAAACAACTGAAACCGATTGAGCATGTGCTTGATGTCGTGCCGGTGTTAAACGAAGAGCTGCTTGATCTTGGCCGCTATTTAACGGAAACGACGCTTTGTTTTGCCATTTCGGCGTACCAGGCGATGCTGCCGGCAGCGATGCGGGCGAAATATGAAAAAACGCTCCGTTTGACAGATGAAGAGAAGAGAGAGAGGTTGCCGGATGAGGTAAAGCCGCTGTTTGCCGGGCGGACGGAAGCCGCTTGGAAAGAGGTTGAGGCGGCCGGTTTATGGCGGGCGGCGCAAAAAGCGGTGCAGCAGGGCGTGCTCGAGGAGGTCTACAAGGTGAAAGAAAAAGCGGGCAAGAAAACGGTGAAGCACGCCGCTCTTGCCATTCCATCGGAACAGGCGAAACAGGAGCTCGGGTCGCTGCCGGCAAGACAAAAAGAGGTGCTTTCATTTTTGCTTGAAAAAGGGAAGGCGGCGTCGGTTGCCGAACTGCAAGCGGTGCTTGGCGTCTCCTCAGCGCCGCTGAAAGCGCTCGTCGACAAAGGATTTGTGGTGCTGAACGATGTCGAGGTGTACCGCGACCCGTACGAGCATCGCACGTTTCAGCCGAGCGAGCCGCCGGCGCTCACCCAGGCGCAAGAGGCGGCGTTGGCGAAGATCGCCGCTTCGGTGCGCGCTGGGGAGCATCGCACGTTTTTGCTGTATGGCGTCACCGGCAGCGGGAAGACGGAAGTGTATATGCAGGCGATTGATGAAGCGTTGCGCCAAGGAAAGGAAGCGATCGTTCTCGTGCCGGAAATTTCGCTGACGCCGCAAATGGTCGAGCGCTTCAAAAGCCGGTTCGGCTCGAAAGTAGCGGTGCTTCACAGCGGGCTGTCGGTCGGCGAAAAATATGACGAATGGCGGAAAATTCACCGGAAAGAAGTGCAGCTTGTCGTCGGTGCGCGTTCGGCTGTGTTTGCCCCATTTGAAAACTTAGGGATGATCATCATCGATGAGGAGCATGAGACGAGCTACAAGCAAGAAGAAATGCCGCGCTATCATGCGCGCGATGTCGCCATTTACCGCGCTCGCCGCCACAGCTGCCCGGTCGTGCTTGGCAGCGCCACCCCCTCGCTTGAGACGTTCGCCCGCGCCGCCAAAGGGGTGTACGAGCTGCTCGAGCTGCCGGAGCGCATCAGCGACCGCGGCCTGCCGGACGTTCATGTCGTCGATATGCGCGAGGAGCTGCGAAGCGGCAACCGTTCGATGTTTTCACGCCGGTTGCTTGACGAATTGCGCCGCCGGCTTGAGCGCGGCGAGCAGGCAGTGTTGCTGTTGAATCGACGCGGTTATTCGACGTTTGTCATGTGCCGCAGCTGCGGCTATGTCATCCGCTGTCCGCACTGCGACATTTCGTTGACGTACCATCGCGCCGGCGAGCGGATGAAATGCCATTATTGCGGGCATGAAGAGCCGCTTGTCCCTCGCTGTCCATCGTGCGGAAGCGAACACATCCGCTTTTTCGGGACCGGCACGCAAAAAGTGGAAGAAGAACTGACGAGGTTGCTGCCGAAAGCGCGCGTCATCCGCATGGATGTCGACACGACCGGCCGCAAAGGGGCGCATGAAGAGCTGCTTTCCCGTTTTGCCGCCAAGGAAGCCGATATTTTGCTCGGCACGCAAATGATCGCCAAAGGACTTGATTTTCCGAACGTCACGCTTGTTGGTGTGCTGGCGGCCGACACGATGCTTCATTTGCCCGATTTCCGCGCCGCGGAAAAAACGTTCCAGCTGTTGACGCAAGTGAGCGGGCGCGCCGGGCGGCACGAGCTGCCCGGCGAAGTCATCATTCAGACGTATACGCCTGACCACTACAGCATTGAACTGGCCGCCCGCCACGACTACCGCGCCTTTTACCAGCGGGAGATGGCGCTGCGCAAAGCGCACGGCTATCCGCCGTACTATTATTTGACGCTCATTACCGCCGCCCACGAAGAGGCGCCGGCTGCGGCCAAAGCGGCGGAAAAGATCGCCGCCTATTTGCGCAAGCATCTGTCGCACGAAGCGGTCGTTCTCGGCCCGGTTGCCTCGCCAATCGCCCGTCTTCACGATAGATATCGCTACCAATGCATGATAAAATACAAACGGGAGCCGAATTTGACCGCGGCGCTCAAGGCGGTCATCGACCGCTACCAAGCCGATGCCGCCCATGGCGGAGTGACGATTACGGTCGACACGAATCCGTATATGATGATGTGA
- the rlmN gene encoding 23S rRNA (adenine(2503)-C(2))-methyltransferase RlmN codes for MEMVRPAARRSVGETQPPLPSIYSLTLDELKEWLVAQGEKPFRATQIYEWLYQNRVTDFADMTNLPKRLREQLASSFSITTLKTVVKQTSKDGTIKFLFELHDGYSIETVLMRHNYGNSVCVTTQVGCRIGCTFCASTLGGLKRHLEAGEIVAQVVQVQKALDDTNERVSSIVVMGIGEPFDNYDALIKFLRIVNHPKGLNIGARHITVSTSGIIPKIYQFADEGMQINFAISLHAPTNELRTKLMPINKAYPLPKLMEAVRYYIEKTGRRVTFEYGLFGGVNDQLEHAEQLAELIKGLKCHVNLIPVNYVPERNYVRTPRSQIFAFERALKKHGINVTIRREHGHDIDAACGQLRAKERKEETR; via the coding sequence ATGGAAATGGTTCGTCCGGCTGCCCGCCGCTCTGTCGGCGAAACGCAGCCTCCGTTGCCATCGATTTATTCGCTCACGCTAGACGAATTGAAGGAATGGCTTGTCGCTCAAGGCGAAAAGCCGTTTCGGGCCACGCAAATTTACGAGTGGCTGTATCAAAACCGTGTCACCGATTTTGCCGACATGACGAATTTGCCGAAGCGGCTGCGCGAACAGCTAGCGTCATCGTTTTCGATCACGACGTTGAAAACCGTGGTCAAACAAACGTCTAAAGACGGAACGATCAAATTTTTGTTTGAGCTCCATGACGGCTATTCGATCGAGACGGTGCTCATGCGTCATAACTACGGCAATTCGGTGTGCGTCACGACGCAAGTCGGCTGCCGCATCGGCTGCACGTTTTGCGCTTCGACGCTCGGCGGACTGAAGCGTCATTTAGAGGCGGGCGAGATCGTCGCCCAAGTCGTGCAAGTGCAAAAGGCGCTCGATGACACGAATGAACGCGTCAGCAGCATCGTCGTCATGGGCATCGGCGAGCCGTTCGACAACTACGATGCGCTCATCAAGTTTTTGCGCATCGTCAATCACCCAAAAGGGTTGAACATTGGCGCCCGCCATATCACCGTTTCCACCAGCGGCATCATCCCAAAAATTTACCAATTTGCCGATGAAGGAATGCAAATCAACTTCGCCATTTCGTTGCATGCACCGACGAATGAGCTGCGGACGAAACTCATGCCGATCAATAAAGCGTACCCGCTGCCCAAGTTGATGGAGGCGGTTCGGTATTACATTGAAAAAACCGGCCGGCGCGTGACGTTTGAATACGGATTGTTCGGCGGGGTGAACGACCAGCTTGAGCACGCCGAGCAGTTGGCCGAGCTGATTAAAGGGCTGAAATGCCATGTGAATTTGATTCCGGTTAACTACGTGCCGGAGCGCAACTATGTGCGCACGCCGCGCAGCCAAATTTTCGCCTTTGAACGGGCGTTGAAAAAACATGGAATCAATGTCACCATTCGCCGCGAACATGGACACGACATCGATGCCGCCTGCGGACAGCTTCGCGCGAAGGAGCGAAAAGAGGAGACGAGGTGA
- a CDS encoding YicC/YloC family endoribonuclease: MVYSMTGFGASTKKTDRLMVAVEMKSVNHRFCEISIRLPRQWLVFEDKIKKAILPYVRRGKVEVFVTIAGEGLVKRNVHIDWDLLSQYWAGLQEAAKRFAVDGSVTAAELLRLDGAVEVVEEEGANEEVEPLLLTAVDEAAKALVAMRRREGEALAADLRARLHEVEAGVEAIEQRAPLVIEQYRERLARRLREWAPAPVDEARLLTEVAVFAEKADIHEELKRIRSHLAQMADALEMDEPIGRKLDFLVQELNREVNTIGAKANDSLIAAQVVEMKSVLEKMREQVQNVE; encoded by the coding sequence ACCGGTTTTGCGAAATTTCCATTCGCCTCCCTAGACAATGGCTCGTGTTTGAGGATAAAATAAAGAAAGCAATTTTGCCGTACGTGCGGCGCGGAAAAGTGGAAGTGTTCGTCACGATTGCCGGCGAAGGACTTGTAAAGCGGAACGTACATATTGATTGGGATTTGCTCAGCCAATATTGGGCCGGGTTGCAGGAGGCAGCAAAGCGATTTGCCGTTGACGGCAGCGTGACGGCGGCCGAGCTGCTTCGGCTTGATGGGGCGGTCGAAGTTGTGGAAGAGGAAGGAGCGAACGAGGAGGTCGAGCCGCTGCTTTTGACCGCTGTCGATGAAGCGGCAAAGGCACTTGTTGCCATGCGCCGGCGCGAAGGGGAGGCGCTTGCCGCGGATTTGCGCGCCCGTCTTCATGAAGTCGAAGCCGGGGTGGAAGCCATTGAACAGCGGGCGCCGCTTGTTATTGAACAATACCGCGAGCGGCTTGCGCGCCGCCTGCGCGAATGGGCGCCCGCTCCGGTCGATGAGGCGCGCCTGCTCACAGAAGTGGCGGTGTTTGCCGAAAAGGCGGACATTCATGAGGAATTGAAACGCATCCGCAGCCATTTGGCGCAAATGGCAGACGCCTTAGAAATGGACGAACCGATCGGGAGGAAGCTGGACTTTTTGGTGCAAGAGTTGAACCGGGAAGTCAACACGATCGGCGCCAAGGCAAACGACAGCCTGATTGCCGCGCAAGTCGTTGAGATGAAAAGCGTACTTGAGAAAATGCGCGAGCAAGTGCAAAACGTGGAATAA
- the rpoZ gene encoding DNA-directed RNA polymerase subunit omega, with the protein MLYPSIDLLMQKVDSKYKLVTVVAKRARELQDGAELMVKKPVSKKFVGQALEEIAGDKVELVEEEK; encoded by the coding sequence ATGCTGTATCCTTCCATCGATTTGCTGATGCAAAAAGTCGATTCGAAATACAAGCTCGTCACGGTGGTGGCCAAACGGGCGCGCGAGCTGCAGGACGGTGCGGAGTTGATGGTGAAAAAGCCGGTGTCGAAAAAATTTGTCGGCCAGGCGCTCGAGGAAATCGCTGGTGACAAGGTCGAATTAGTGGAGGAGGAAAAATAA